From the genome of Setaria viridis chromosome 1, Setaria_viridis_v4.0, whole genome shotgun sequence:
CACAAAACTATGCTAAATTACTCTGCTCATCAAAAGAATCACAGCATGTAGACTTCAAAGATTGTTATTATTTTCTTATAAAATTGTTTCTTATAACACATATTCTTTTGTCTTAGTTCTACGCCTCCACTAAATGAAGGACTGTACTggcctaatttttttttgaaaaaacattGTTCAAATGTTAATATGAAAAACAGAGCTAATCTAGGCACGCTATTAGCGCGGGCCACCTTGCTAGTTTTTTGAACATGTGCTGTCATACAAAAATAGGGTGCTATAACCTTCCataacaattgatttttttgccTCATAGTTTGCCTTGCGCTATGCGTGGGTTAGCAACCTCTAAAATGGGGTTGTCTATGCGTCGCTTGAGCGTTTCACTGGGGCTGGACACTTGGTTTTTCTAAGCTGttgatcttccatccaaagCCCACGGTATTTCTTTTCCTCTGTATGTTCTGCTCCTTCAAGCTCATAGCAGATCGATTTATAATCTGTTCTTGCTGCCTTGCTCACGCCCCCACCTTGCGTGCCCCTCCCCTGCCCCGACGGGGTAGAGTCTCGACAAAAAGCCTCGCCGCCGGCTACCGGCAAGACCCTACCCCGTCCGCGgcagcctcctcgccgcccctcccgccgccgcttcctacCACTACCATGGTCGTTGTTGTCGCTCCCGCCCCGACCATGTCCGCCGGATGTCCTCCACCGCCCCACCGGCGGCATCACTGCCACCTTGCCTCGCCGCCCTATGCCCGCCACCACCGTCGAGCCAGCCTGTCGCCGCCGGCCCTCTCCTCTAAACCTGCCAAAAACAGATGAACCCCCCCAGCCCCAAACCCAACCCCTAGCCCCCAACCCTAACCAAGTCCGGCGGAGTTCCGTTGGAGACGAGGAAGACGCTGGTCTCGGACAACGTAAGTAGCACGGGCTGATGGGAGAAAATGGAATGCTCAGTCTCCCTAAAACACTTGAGTGCAGTTTAGATTTCCCTAAAAAAAcacttgatttttttccttagcACTAAGTTAGATTTGACCTCATCCATAGATCTTGAAGTTGGATGGCTGAGAACACTCTAGCACCAAAACAATAGTACTAGCAAAAACGAATGATTATAGAAAAAATCCAAATATTTTTATCTGCATTGTCAGGATTCTAAAGATAATGGTAAGTATGCATGCAAAGGCCGACCGACAAAGAACACACAAGGACGGAGCAGGGAGGGGCTGGTAGGGGCCACGACCCCAGTGCTCAAACATTTTCCACTATATTTCATTTGGTTTGGATCAAAATTTAGTTTAGCCCTTATTTCTAACAAACTTGTATGATATAATTTGCCCGATTCTCTCTTGTTTCAGTCCTGCCTCCGTTCTTGACATAAATATTTTATCTGCAAATGAAAAATTTATGAAGACATGAGTTGAACCACCATGACGCTACACGTAGCATGATGGCAATGGCATGATACAGAACACAGACAACTAGTAGCACGCttcgcacacgcacacgcacacggacAGCTTAGCATCGACGCAGCTACACGCTCAAGATCCCAATGAAAGATCACATGGCGTTTGATGTCATCCCCATCATGGCTCGTATTCGCTTTTGCTTAACTTGCAGGTTTGACTTGTGCCCAAGCACACCCAGCATCAACATGTGCATCAATCCCCGCGCCGCGTGCTCGACGCATCACCACTCCTCCCAGCTCGCATCATGAACGACCTCCGATCCCATGCCGCCATGGCGTTGCTCGCATAAACAAAACGGCAGGTCAGCCACACTCCTGGCGCGCGCCGCACTGATCGCATGGTTCCCATATggatcgccgccggccggggtgcGTGCTCGGATCCCGcagctgggctgggctggctggctggcagcgggtggcgcgcgcggcggggcggggcggagcgCGGAGGGAGAGGCACGGCACGGGCATGTGGGAGCAGCCGgcgagccggcgcggggcgctctTCGTGCTGGTCACGTGGGACAGGCGGAATACACGTTTCCATGCTCTGGCCCCCGGAATCTTTGTTCCGAGGCCGACATGATCCACCGCAACCCGCTCCGGCGATCGTACTCGCACCCCAAATGAGAGACTTGTTAATGCCCCGCGCGTCCACGCACGCATACGCTTCGTTTTCATCAGCTGTATAAAAATCCGGCTTCGTTTCCACATCCATGCTTTGTTATTCTCTATGACGCGACCCAGCTGCAGCTTCTTGGTATCTGCAAGTCAAACCTGGGTGTTGGAACTGAGAGGCTAGGCGAGGAGGGCGCAGCGAAGTGGTTTCTGGCGTTGTTTGCGCTGGTCCTGAGGCACGGCTGATCCCGATGCGGCGGTCTTCGCTCCGCGGTTCATGCGACGAAGCCAGTGTGGCTCCGGCCCTCCCTCCCGTTTACTACGCCTGCTAGCTCCTAGGTTTAGGGTAACTTGCAGTGTCACCCGGAGCAGAAAAATCGAGGTAAACCTTTCAAGCCTCTACTGCTGCTCACTGCTCTTTCGTTGATACTTGCTACTTTTGTAGGTGGACAGGGCCAGCTTATCCGCATCCCGTGCGCGTGGTTGACTAGACTATACACATCCACGATCCACTCATGACATCATTTTTATCCCCTTCCCCATCAGGAACGCACTGACGCGGTACAAGCGATCGCATACGCGAACATTTGCAGCAACTGTTTTTATCCGGTGTGGCGGATGAGGTCCAAGGGGACGGTGGTGTGACGCGCTGCGGCACTGACCCAGCGCACACCGCGTGTAGGCGCAAGGCTACAAGCGCGATGGGGGCAGAACAGACcaggccggcagcggcaggtAGGGCCACCGGCCAGAGGGAGCCAAAGCTCCGGCGACAGAACTGGGCAGCACCCTGTCCTGCTCCTGTGTTAATGGTGAGCCTGCGCGCCCACCCCCAGGGGCCAGGGTGCATGCACTGgctggcaaacaaaacccctgcGAGCTCGCCTGTCCGAATCTACGACATCAATCTGGCAGATGCTCCGTGTCTCAAAAAAGACGCCTTTTTTCCAGCGTCTGTTGCCCCATCGATCATATCCTCTTCTTGATCTCTTCAGGGTATGTAGCGCAATGAAAAAGGCTCGAGAGGGAGCAAGACGACGACGATCTGGAGAGCGAAGTGCCAACCAACGGACAGGGGTAAATAAGGGCCGAGTCTTGTTGAACAAAAAAATAAGGGCCGGGGAATTGTTTTACGTCTCCCTTTTCTATTTTCTGCTCATCACGTCACATGAGGCAGTTGGATTATTTTAGACCCTCCCGGGGTTTTATTAAGACACGGGCGACTGGTGTTCCTGCTGCGGTGTTCAAGTTACGTCACGTTCACACGGGGGGAAGAAGCGCTCGGCACCGGTCGTTGCGTCCCTTTGCCCAAGAGCAGCAGTTGAGCTGTTAGATGAGCAGGAGATACGATGCAGACTTATCGTATCATATCTCGTACTAGTGAAGACACTATAATCTGTCCACTAAAAAAACGGCAATAATAAGCAGCGAATTCGCCTTCGTTTCCCACCAAGATTTGCCCGCGAGGTAGAGGCGTTTTGGCCACCAAGATCACCGGCGCGCACATTCCTTTCCGATTTGCGTTACTACTACGATCCGAGCACGAACAGTGGGTGGATCGGAGGCGGGCGGGCCCCGGCGGCAGCAGAAGGCGACGCCGACTGCCCGCGGCACGCATCGCCGGCGACAAAAGGAGAAATGGAAGGACGCCCATCCGCGCGCGCGTGACGAGGCGCGGGCGCACGCCTGCCTCGCCTTGGCTTTGGCTCGACCCGGCGCGGCCCCGTCCCCGGCGCACGTCAGCGGCGTCTCCGCGCCGTGCCTGCCCGCCCGCCTTGTCTGGTTGCTGTCCACAGACCCCCACGGGCCCCGCCGCTCGCTGGTATCGGGCCCTCCTCGCTCCTGTGGCTGCTGGCTTCGTCCACGGCTCCGCCAcacacctcgccgccgccgccgccgagccgcgtGGGCTCGTGAGGCGCGCGGGCGCGCACGCTAGCGCAAGCGGGGCCGGGCCTCCCTCCTCCGTTGCTGACGGCGCCGGTACGGGATCCGCCGCTCGCGACGGTGGTAGGAAACTAGGAACTAGGAACCCGGTATAGCTGGGCCAAGGGGGGAAACGGGTTGACTCGCCACATGCCTGTGATTGGGGATTTTCCAGTGAAACGAATAAACATCATGCAAGGGGTCCTCggataaagaaaagaaagcagaTCTCGCGGAAGGGAAAGTATGTGTCGCGCGCGTCATGTGGAAGACACGGCAACTCTGAAACCTTTTTATGATGAGCATGTTGCATTATCAAAGTCAATGCATCCTTTTAAGTTCTTTCCAccatgagttttttttttagcaGCCACCCGACTTGTTAAACTGTCACCACATCACCCCGTCGACCCGGCCTGTCCCTCTGTGCTTGTGCTTGCCGCAAGGAAATGACGCAAGGGCATCCATCTAATCTAAACATAATGTACTTGACCTTGAACAACCGCTCCATTTAGATGGAAGAAGACGTACTCGGCCGGTCTTAAACAAGCATCCTAGGTTCCAAATGGAGTGTCGCGTTAACAATGTCCGGTGGCAAAGTGAAGCAAACGACGTTTCAAGCAACGTAAAAGCAAACGATGGATCGGATCATAGGAAATTAAACGAATTTCATGTACGGTTGCCGGTCAAATAAGACCATGAATTTATACTGCAATAGCAATGCCTGGTACCAACCGTGGCAAATTTTTTATACTGCAATAGCAGGCACAACTTCACACACGTTGACACGACAAGCCTATGTTCAATCTATTCACACCAGAAAGCACAAGTAAACTCTGAATGAGCAGTAAAGTTGAGATAGCAAAATATTTGTGTTTGATACACcccgctaaaatttagcacctgtcacatcgaatgtttagatgctaaatagaagtattaaacataggttaattacaaaactaattgcacaaatgaagtctaattcgcaagacgcatctattaagcctaattagtccatgatttgaccatgtggtgctacagtaaccatttgctaatgatggattaattaggcttaatagattcgtcttacgaattagcacaggggttctgcaattagttttgtaattagctcatatttattcctcctaattagcatccgaatatccaatgtgacactgctaaagtttagcacctagtatccaaacacctccagaTAGTCTAGATATTTAGATAGACCGGTACACCACGGGTTCACAGCATGACAGACCAGATATAGATAGTCCAGTACCAAATAAACTAAgggggtgtgctaaagtttattGGATACCtcgtactaaagtttagcacctgtcacatcggatgtttggatgctaattaagagtattaaatataggttaatcacaaaactaattacacagatggagtctaattcgcgagacgaatctattaaacctaattagtccatgatttgacaatgtggtgctacagtaactatttgctaatgacggattaattaggcttaatagattcacctcgtgaattagcataggggttctgcaattagttttataattagctcatgtttagtcctcctaattagcatccgaacatctgatgtgacactactaaagtttagcactcagtatccaaacaccccctaaaataTCCGTCTAAATAAACTAGATAGGTCCAAATAAACTAAAATAGAACTGTACTTTATAAAGCTGATTAAATTCAGCTTACATCCAAAGCGAGCTCAAGCTGCCATATCAAGATCCTTAGGTAACTCCATCAAGAGCCTGGCAAGGATACACCATCAGTAAGTTCTCTGAATTTTACAACCTCAGTAAACTAACTTTAACTAAGTAAATTCAGATATATATATTAACATACCTTAAGTTTATTCAGCAAATAATTTCTTCTTCAAAAACTTCATTGTACTGCATGATCAGCCTGACATTAGTCCTAACTGCAGTCTGAAGTTCTAATTTACCTCGCATAAATAGTTTCATAAAAAAGTGAGATGCAAGCCATTGACACACAGCAAAAGCAAAGAGTAACAACTATAACAAGCCAAGAACTGTAAGAAAGGTGCGacggccttgtttacttcccaagttgggagttgcaaaattggcattttaccataaatgcgacactgtagcgtttcgtttgtatttgtgaattattgtccaaatattgactaattaggctcaaaagattcgtctcgcaaagtacaacaaaactgtgcaattagtttttgatttcgtctacatttagtactccatgcatgtaccgcaagtttgatgtgatggggaatcttctttttgcatagtgtcaaagttgggagtttggagggaagtaaacaagggccatATGACTACAAAGACCTAGTGACTCCACAAGAAGTAATTTGTCCTGTTAGTTGAGTCTGCATATCACGTGTAAAACTGAACTTCAGAGTGTCTTCTTGATGACCAGTGAACAATAGGACTAAGTTCTAATTTCAGTTCTGCCTCAAAACATACACAAGGGGATACTATTTATCTATGACAAGAATGAACTTGAACATGCACGACAATAATTTGAATGCAAGCATTTTGGGGGCCAAGCGATTTGAGGTCTCCAGCAAGCATTTTGCAATCTCAGAAAATGAATCGGTTCTAATTTGAATGTAATCTCTGATTTTTCAGAGCAAATTCAGAATACATTGACAATAATTTCTTACCATGTCGTTGGATCCAAAGCTTGAGGATTCATCCATGAATGAGACATCGGACTACCACCTTGGCCTCAGCAAGCTCCATGAGGTTGAATCGCTGGTGGAAAACGGCTGATTGAGGTGGGGACACCAGTGAAGCAGGACCCGGGCTGAAAGGGGGCAGCACCTTCCGCCGTTCCTGCACCCTGCAGCTCCGCCATGGCTGCCGTGCTGCATTTGCCCTTCTCTGCAGTGCCGCTGCCACGCCATTGTCCCTCGACGCAGCAGCCGTGGCCTTCCGCTCCCGTGCCGATGCTGGCCCCTTCCGCTCCCGAGCCAACCTCACACCCTTCCGCGCCAAATCTCCGGGAAGCCTCGCCGCACAAGATCACTCTGCGCCATCGTCTCTAGGAACTGGCCGTACAACGGAGCGCGAGCGGGCGATTCAACCTGGGAGCACGAGCTCCTACCGTCCTCTCATGAGGCGACGACGCCATCCTCTCCCTTCGTTAAATGATCGCCACGTCATATGAATTTGTCAGCATGTCTACAAATAGACGAGCTGCAGACGGCCGTTGTACATACCCTTAGCGTAGCACTCTGATTCTTAGCATCCTACCGTTCATTTCATGTATATCTAACCGCTAAAGCCGGCACACCTTATAAATATATCTAACGTTAGAAATCTTGGCGTACTAGCGGAGCACCTCACTTCTTGGCATCCTGCCACTCATTTCCAGATATCGAACTTTTTTTTGAGACGGAGGTTGAGATGTCAAGCATTATTTTCTCCTTTTTGAGTGGATACGAAGCATTTATGTGAGATCCCGTTCCACACTTGCACGGACCAAAAACCCCACAACACCGATCGGTGTTCCTCACGGGAGTTCCTCGATCACCATGCACCAAGCCCGCAACAGCACGCACCGAAACTCACGGGCTTCACACCCTGTCACACGTGATGCAGCTCCACGCGCCGCTCAACAACTGGATCTCGACGCTGTCCCCTACACGAGCCCCTTCACGCTATCCCGGCGCCCTGTCTCCCACTTCCCGCTCGCCGAACGGGGCACTTATAAGCCGGAACGGGGTCGGTTTACTCCTGCTCGTTACCGTGAGAACAGGCGCCAGTTACACACGACACCGACCCGCCCGTCTtcgtctcctccacctccgtACCCCGCTCAGCCTCCTCCACCGGCTCTCCCTCGCCGCGGTGCGTGCGTCCCCGATGATCACGTTCGCAGACCTGACggagccggccgcggccggcgccgacCGATGCGTGGACCGGCAGCTGTGGCTGGCCTGCGCGGGCGGGATGTGCACCGTGCCTCCCGTGGGCGCCAGCGTCTACTACTTCCCGCAGGGCCACGCGGAGCATGCGCTCGGCCTCGCCGGTGCGGCCGACCTCTCCGCGGCTCGCATCCCGGCGCTGGTCCcctgccgcgtcgccgccgtgcgATACATGGCCGACCAGGACACCGACGAGGTCTTCGCCAGGATCCGCCTCGTCCCGCTCCGCGCCGGGGAGGCGGACGCCGGCCTCGAGGACGACCCCGCCGCGGACGACGAGCAGGAGAAGCCGGCGTCGTTCGCCAAGACGCTGACGCAGTCCGACGCCAacaacggcggcggcttctccgTGCCGAGGTACTGCGCGGAGACCATCTTCCCGCGGCTCGACTACGCCGCCGACCCGCCTGTGCAGACCGTCGTCGCCAAGGACGTGCACGGGGCCGCGTGGAAGTTCCGCCACATCTACCGTGGCACGCCGCGCCGGCACCTGCTCACCACGGGGTGGAGCACGTTCGTCAACCAGAAGAAGCTCGTCGCGGGCGACTCCATCGTGTTcctccgcggcgacggcggggacctccacgtcggcatccgccgCGCCAAGCGTGGGttctgcggcgccggcgggggcgggggcggaggcgaggaAGCACTCCCGATGCCCGGGTGGGACCACTACGCGGGCATGATGCGAGGCAATGTGAGCCCGTGCGGGTCCGCCAAGGCGCGGGGCAAGGTCCGCCCGGAAGACGTGGCTGAGGCAGCGAGGCTGGCGAGCGCCGGCCAGCCGTTCGAGGTGGTGTACTACCCGCGCGCGAGCACGCCGGAGTTCTGCGTGCGCGTCGCGTCGGTCCGCGCGGCGATGCGGGTTCAGTGGTCGCCGGGGATGCGGTTCAAGATGGCGTTCGAGACCGAGGACTCCACCCGGATCAGCTGGTTCATGGGCACCGTCGCCGGCGTCCAGGTCGCTGACCCCATCCGCTGGCCTCAGTCGCCATGGCGCCTCCTTCAGGTACGCAGCAGCTACCACTTCTCAGCTACTCCAACACAAATCTTTAGCGCTCGGTGCTCACTGCTCAGCTGTTGAATTGGCGACCGCGCTGCAGGTGACCTGGGACGAGCCGGACCTCCTGCAGAACGTGAAGCGGGTGAGCCCGTGGCTGGTGGAGCTCGTCTCGAGCATTCCGGCCATCCACCTCGCCTCCTTCTCGCCGCCGCGGAAGAAGCCACGCATCCCGGCGTacccggagttccccttcgagGGACAGCTCCTCAACCCGGCATTCCCGCCCACCCCACTGTCGCacggccaccacggccaccactACCTCCACACCCACCCGTCCTTCTTCCCGTTCCCGGACGGCAGTGCTCCTGCAGCCATACAGGGAGCCAGGCATGCGCAATTTGTTCCACCTTTATCAGATCTCCACCTTACCCACCTGCAGTCGAGCCTGCTGTACCccggcctccgccgtcccgATCACGTCGGTCGGGCGGCTCCCATCCCGGCAAGAATCAGCACCGACCTGACcatcggcggcgcgccggcgcgcgaCGACATGTCGTGCGCGCTGTCCATCGGCGCCGACAAGAAGCAGCCCGGCGGCGCCAAGCCGGCGGGGCTAGTGCTGTTCGGGCGAACCATACTGACCGAGCAGCAGATGAGCCTCAGCGGCTCCGCCGGCGCGACCTCTCCGGCGGCGACCGGGAACGGCTACATGAACTGGAACGCCGACAAGGGCCCCAACGCCTCGGAGGGCTCGGGCTCCGGCGTCATCCAGAACAGCCCGACCAAGAacgcgtcgtcgtcggagcGGCCTCCGTGGTTCACCGAGCTTGCCGGGCTGGAGCCCGGGCAGTGCAAGGTGTTCGTCGAGTCCGACACGGTCGGCCGCAACCTCGACCTCTCGGCGCTGGGATCGTTCGACGAGCTCTACGGCCGCCTGTCCGAGATGTTCTGTATCGACAGCGCGGAGCTGCGGAGCCGCGTGCTCtaccgcggcgccgccggcgacgtgaAGCACGCCGGCGATGAGCCGTTCAGGTAAAAATCACATCGACATGCTTTTGAATTCGACAACTGATACTACAATGTAAAGGATCATACGTGCTGATGCACATTGCCCTGCCATTTCAGCGTTTTCGTCAAGTCGGCACGGAGGATCACCATTCTAACCGACGCTGGGAGCGACAACCTAGGGAGCTAAACGAGGAGCAGTAAAACCAATCCCAGCCGCGAGCATTCTGTTATTGGTACTGCTAGCATGTACAGGTGAACCCGCGAGGTTTTGTTCATCTCCGTTAGATTCCAGCTCTGAAGAGAGATCTCCCCGTGGCAGCTCGTAAGCAATGCCACAATCATTAGGCActtctccccttctctctccccagTGTATCCCTATCAAATGTAAAACGTGGGGGTAACCCTAGTACTCATCTTGCTCCATCTCTGTGTATCCTTGGCCATTCCGATGCACGTATTGGCTCGATCACATGATGGAACGGTTTGCAAACCCTGTGACCACTCATCGGCGCGTTGAATGCCCCTTGCATCTGAGGTCTGAGCGGGAGCGGCATCAATGTGCTGGTGCTGCAGCTGCCGGCATCACTGCTCTCTGCTCCGCGGCCTCAAGCTCCAGGCAGCTTGGTTGTTCTCTAGCCTGCCCGTGCAGCCGTGCTGCACTGCAGCCTGCCCTGCCGGGCTGTCCTGCCTGATGATGGTGGTGAGTGAGGTGAGGTCACCCAAGAGATCGCGGAGCATCGTGCCGCGTATCCCGCTGCCTTTCGGGGGCATGAATGCTCCAGTCCACAGCCCAGGGTGCCTGCCCGCGCGCCCAGCCGGGGAAATAATTGCCATGTCTGGTTTGCCTAGCTGAAAATGGGATAGGCCTGGCCCTGCCCGGGTGGCCCTGCTACCCGAGGCCGACGCCACACAGCGCAGCGCCCGGATCAGCTCGCGACTCCGCTTGGTGCTGCCTCACATGCGCGTCGCCGTCGGTCCACCGCGCCCTGACGCCGAGCTCCGTCGTTGCCTTGCGCCAGTCCGTTGTATCCTTACTCCCCCCATTGCTACATGGGGCCTTGGACGCTTGCCCGGCTGTTGCTGTCGCCCATTATCACCGCGCTCGCGGCCGAGAGCGAGATCTGCTAAGATGTCGTCAATGCGAGCTGGAGACCGAGATAGGAGAGGACGGGAGACCATATCTTCTTCTCCCCGAGTCGTTTTACTGGACCGATGGTGGTCGCGACGCGCGGTCCCTCACCAGCTTTGTTCGGTTGCGGGTTTCTGCTTCGTACGGCTGGCAGCGCTTTGTCGTCGgagtggagggagggagatgcAGTGCCCGGCGCCCCGGCGGAATCATTTCCGGCCGCGGTCGCGGTCGCAGTCACGGGGCGTTTGTCCCCGTGCGCAGCTGCTGCGCTGGGAGAATGTTGCGCCCGCGCATGACAGGGAGAGGGGAGGGTGCTAGATGGGGGTGAGATTGTGAGCGTGTGGCCGCGGCCGCACGCTCGGGCTCGCCGGAGGCGTCGCTGTCCCTGCGCTGCGTTTCGCGCGACGGTGCCGTGAGCGTGCCGCGTGGTGAGTCAGACGGATGCGCATGTTTAACTACACAGATTAATGATGGCGGCGTTTGGTAAAAAGGATTTTTTGAACAGGCGTGCTTGCTTGATAGTAAAAGGATTGGACAGGGCCTTTCTGGAATTGGCAACGATCAATCGTGCGAGAACAGTGTCGAGTCAAAGGACAGGCTCTGGCACTGCTG
Proteins encoded in this window:
- the LOC117863124 gene encoding auxin response factor 8, which produces MITFADLTEPAAAGADRCVDRQLWLACAGGMCTVPPVGASVYYFPQGHAEHALGLAGAADLSAARIPALVPCRVAAVRYMADQDTDEVFARIRLVPLRAGEADAGLEDDPAADDEQEKPASFAKTLTQSDANNGGGFSVPRYCAETIFPRLDYAADPPVQTVVAKDVHGAAWKFRHIYRGTPRRHLLTTGWSTFVNQKKLVAGDSIVFLRGDGGDLHVGIRRAKRGFCGAGGGGGGGEEALPMPGWDHYAGMMRGNVSPCGSAKARGKVRPEDVAEAARLASAGQPFEVVYYPRASTPEFCVRVASVRAAMRVQWSPGMRFKMAFETEDSTRISWFMGTVAGVQVADPIRWPQSPWRLLQVTWDEPDLLQNVKRVSPWLVELVSSIPAIHLASFSPPRKKPRIPAYPEFPFEGQLLNPAFPPTPLSHGHHGHHYLHTHPSFFPFPDGSAPAAIQGARHAQFVPPLSDLHLTHLQSSLLYPGLRRPDHVGRAAPIPARISTDLTIGGAPARDDMSCALSIGADKKQPGGAKPAGLVLFGRTILTEQQMSLSGSAGATSPAATGNGYMNWNADKGPNASEGSGSGVIQNSPTKNASSSERPPWFTELAGLEPGQCKVFVESDTVGRNLDLSALGSFDELYGRLSEMFCIDSAELRSRVLYRGAAGDVKHAGDEPFSVFVKSARRITILTDAGSDNLGS